The Actinomadura sp. WMMB 499 genome includes a window with the following:
- a CDS encoding bifunctional FO biosynthesis protein CofGH gives MEVTSTAVRRALARARDGKTLDRSEATTLLHARGEQLDDLLAYAARTRDAGLAAAGRPGVVTYSRKVFIPLTRLCRDRCGYCTFATVPHKLDAPYLSPDEVLEIARRGAEMGCKEALFTLGDRPEDRWKQAREWLDAHGYDDTLSYVRAMAIRVLEETGLLPHLNPGVLSWRDFQRLKPVAPSMGMMLETTATRLFSEKGGPHFGSPDKDPAVRLRTLEDAGRTNVPFTTGILIGIGETVEERADAIFEIRKTMREYGAIQEVIVQNFRAKPDTKMRDTPDAELDELAATIAVTRLVLGPKARVQAPPNLVADQYALMLRAGIDDWGGVSPLTPDHVNPERPWPQIDELAERTAAAGFELRERLTIYPEYVKRGEPWLDPRLIGHVAALADPATGLAREDAALEGRPWQEPDGGFEASGRTDLHTEIDTTGRTSDRRDDFDEVYGDWDALKERMAAPQRFDADVKDALARAERNPGGLTDDEALALLHADGPELDALAKLADDLRKDTVGDDVTYVVTRNINFTNVCYTGCRFCAFAQRRTDADAYTLSLEQVGDRVDEAWAAGATEICMQGGIHPDLPGTAYFDLAREVKRRAPGIHLHSYSPMEVVNGASRTDMSIREWLQAAKEAGVDSLPGTAAEILDDDVRWVLTKGKLPADQWVEVVTTAHEIGLPTTSTMMYGHVDTPAHWVAHIKLLRSLQERTGGFSEFVLLPFVHHNSPIYLAGLARPGPTVRENVAVHALARILLHGAIPNIQTSWVKLGDELCTRVLRGGVNDLGGTLMEETISRMAGSENGSFKPISELEAIAARAGRPARQRTTLYGDVPAERLEAARRTDGIGEFGRKSLPLQPVT, from the coding sequence ATGGAGGTCACCAGCACCGCGGTGCGCCGGGCCCTGGCCCGCGCGCGTGACGGCAAGACGCTCGACCGATCCGAGGCCACGACCCTGCTGCACGCCCGCGGCGAGCAGCTCGACGACCTGCTGGCGTACGCGGCGCGGACGCGCGACGCCGGGCTCGCGGCGGCCGGCCGCCCCGGCGTCGTCACCTACAGCCGCAAGGTGTTCATCCCGCTGACCCGGCTGTGCCGCGACCGCTGCGGCTACTGCACGTTCGCGACCGTCCCGCACAAACTGGACGCGCCGTACCTGAGCCCCGACGAGGTGCTGGAGATCGCGCGGCGGGGCGCGGAGATGGGCTGCAAGGAGGCCCTGTTCACGCTCGGCGACCGTCCCGAGGACCGCTGGAAGCAGGCCCGCGAGTGGCTCGACGCCCACGGGTACGACGACACGCTGTCCTACGTGCGCGCGATGGCGATCCGGGTGCTGGAGGAGACCGGGCTGCTGCCCCACCTGAACCCGGGCGTGCTGAGCTGGCGCGACTTCCAGCGGCTCAAGCCCGTCGCGCCGTCCATGGGCATGATGCTCGAGACGACGGCGACGCGCCTGTTCAGCGAGAAGGGCGGCCCGCACTTCGGCTCGCCCGACAAGGACCCCGCGGTGCGGCTGCGCACCCTGGAGGACGCCGGACGGACGAACGTGCCGTTCACCACCGGCATCCTGATCGGCATCGGCGAGACCGTCGAGGAGCGGGCCGACGCGATCTTCGAGATCCGGAAGACGATGCGGGAGTACGGCGCGATCCAGGAAGTCATCGTGCAGAACTTCCGTGCCAAGCCCGACACCAAGATGCGCGACACCCCCGACGCCGAACTGGACGAACTGGCCGCGACGATCGCCGTGACCCGGCTCGTGCTCGGGCCGAAGGCACGCGTGCAGGCGCCCCCGAACCTCGTCGCCGACCAGTACGCGCTGATGCTGCGCGCGGGCATCGACGACTGGGGCGGCGTGTCCCCGCTGACGCCCGACCACGTGAACCCCGAGCGTCCGTGGCCGCAGATCGACGAGCTGGCCGAACGGACGGCGGCGGCCGGGTTCGAGCTGCGCGAGCGGCTCACGATCTACCCCGAGTACGTCAAGCGCGGCGAGCCGTGGCTGGACCCGCGGCTGATCGGGCACGTCGCCGCGCTCGCCGATCCGGCGACCGGGCTCGCCCGCGAGGACGCCGCCCTGGAGGGGCGCCCGTGGCAGGAGCCCGACGGCGGGTTCGAGGCGTCCGGACGCACCGACCTGCACACCGAGATCGACACCACCGGGCGGACGAGCGACCGGCGGGACGACTTCGACGAGGTGTACGGCGACTGGGACGCCCTCAAGGAACGCATGGCCGCACCCCAGCGGTTCGACGCCGACGTAAAGGACGCACTCGCGCGCGCGGAGCGGAACCCGGGCGGACTCACCGACGACGAGGCCCTCGCGCTGCTGCACGCGGACGGCCCCGAACTCGACGCGCTCGCCAAGTTGGCCGACGACCTCCGCAAGGACACGGTCGGCGACGACGTCACGTACGTGGTCACGCGCAACATCAACTTCACGAACGTCTGCTACACCGGCTGCCGGTTCTGCGCGTTCGCGCAGCGGCGGACGGACGCCGACGCCTACACGCTCTCGCTGGAGCAGGTCGGCGACCGGGTCGACGAGGCGTGGGCCGCCGGTGCCACCGAGATCTGCATGCAGGGCGGCATCCATCCCGATCTGCCCGGGACCGCCTACTTCGACCTCGCGCGCGAGGTGAAGCGCCGCGCGCCCGGCATCCACCTGCACTCCTACAGCCCGATGGAGGTCGTCAACGGCGCCAGCCGCACCGACATGTCCATCCGGGAGTGGCTGCAGGCGGCGAAGGAGGCCGGCGTCGACTCGCTGCCCGGCACCGCGGCGGAGATCCTGGACGACGACGTCCGCTGGGTGCTCACGAAGGGCAAGCTGCCCGCGGACCAGTGGGTCGAGGTCGTCACCACCGCGCACGAGATCGGTCTCCCGACGACGTCCACGATGATGTACGGGCACGTCGACACGCCCGCCCACTGGGTCGCGCACATCAAGCTGCTGCGGTCGCTCCAGGAACGGACGGGCGGGTTCAGCGAGTTCGTGCTGCTGCCGTTCGTGCACCACAACTCGCCGATCTACCTCGCGGGACTCGCCCGTCCGGGACCCACCGTCCGGGAGAACGTCGCCGTGCACGCGCTGGCCCGGATCCTGCTGCACGGCGCGATCCCCAACATCCAGACGTCCTGGGTCAAGCTCGGGGACGAACTGTGCACGCGCGTCCTGCGAGGCGGCGTGAACGACCTGGGCGGCACCCTGATGGAGGAGACCATCAGCCGCATGGCGGGCTCGGAGAACGGTTCGTTCAAGCCCATCAGCGAACTGGAGGCCATCGCCGCGCGCGCGGGCCGCCCCGCACGGCAGCGCACCACCCTCTACGGGGATGTTCCGGCGGAACGCCTCGAGGCGGCGCGCCGCACGGACGGCATCGGCGAGTTCGGCCGCAAGAGCCTGCCGCTGCAGCCCGTCACCTGA
- a CDS encoding glycerophosphodiester phosphodiesterase family protein, which produces MRDTTMGRWARGAVAALVLTGPLALAVPAPAAHAGPAQGSSGTEPFPYPDAGLTLVNHRGLSPGYPENTLAAFRNSISMGVDAIEIDLRATKDGEIVILHDETVDRTTDGSGRIGDLTLAQVKALDAGGHVSPEFAGERVPTFAETLAAVKGSDVRLLLDIKESDRVADIVEITDEHRMADQVIVGPRTVAALNEFKALDPGLSTLGFIATPQDADAFIAAGVDYIRLWPDWITASRDDAACETDYAARVAAYERGERPAPGSSSCVVEDVVSQGTPVWSTTNDLGYEPMDELLRLGATGLLSDVPAELGRLLGDIEDERAATSVRRIAELRERVERDGHASSSTTMLKQLDRAVRHLDRGRPDRACRSLERSTRDSPPAGQRAAVERIEAILACSRFA; this is translated from the coding sequence ATGCGCGACACGACGATGGGCCGATGGGCGCGGGGCGCCGTTGCGGCCCTGGTGCTCACCGGGCCGCTCGCCCTGGCCGTCCCCGCCCCCGCCGCCCACGCCGGCCCCGCCCAGGGGTCGTCCGGCACCGAACCCTTCCCCTACCCCGACGCCGGCCTCACCCTGGTCAACCACCGCGGCCTGTCCCCCGGCTACCCCGAGAACACCCTCGCCGCGTTCCGCAACTCGATCTCGATGGGCGTCGACGCCATCGAGATCGACCTGCGGGCGACCAAGGACGGCGAGATCGTCATCCTGCACGACGAGACCGTCGACCGGACCACCGACGGCTCCGGCCGCATCGGCGACCTCACCCTCGCCCAGGTCAAGGCGCTGGACGCCGGCGGCCACGTGTCGCCGGAGTTCGCCGGGGAACGGGTCCCGACCTTCGCCGAGACGCTCGCGGCGGTCAAGGGCAGCGACGTCCGGCTGCTGCTGGACATCAAGGAGTCCGACCGCGTCGCCGACATCGTCGAGATCACCGACGAGCACCGCATGGCCGACCAGGTGATCGTGGGCCCGCGGACCGTCGCCGCGCTCAACGAGTTCAAGGCGCTCGACCCCGGCCTGAGCACGCTCGGCTTCATCGCCACGCCGCAGGACGCCGACGCGTTCATCGCCGCCGGCGTCGACTACATCCGGCTCTGGCCCGACTGGATCACCGCCTCCCGCGACGACGCCGCCTGCGAGACCGACTACGCCGCCCGCGTCGCCGCCTACGAGCGCGGCGAGCGCCCCGCCCCCGGTTCGTCCTCCTGCGTCGTCGAGGACGTCGTGTCGCAGGGCACGCCCGTCTGGTCGACCACGAACGACCTCGGGTACGAGCCGATGGACGAGCTGCTGCGGCTCGGCGCGACCGGCCTGCTGTCCGACGTCCCGGCCGAACTCGGGCGCCTGCTCGGCGACATCGAGGACGAGCGCGCCGCCACGTCCGTCCGGCGGATCGCCGAGCTGCGCGAGCGGGTCGAGCGTGACGGCCACGCGTCCTCCAGCACGACGATGCTGAAGCAGCTCGACCGCGCCGTGCGCCACCTCGACCGCGGCAGGCCCGACCGCGCCTGCCGGTCGCTGGAACGCTCCACCCGCGATTCCCCGCCCGCCGGCCAGCGCGCGGCGGTGGAGCGGATCGAGGCGATCCTGGCCTGCTCCCGCTTCGCCTGA
- a CDS encoding DNA-3-methyladenine glycosylase, translated as MGREWRAPWPLDLGATLAPHRRGAGDPAFQVRDGFVWRASFTPDGPGTLRLRVVRDPAGDVVDAAAWGPGARWLLDGVPALLGADDSTDGFVPVHDIVREQVRRRPGFRVGRTGRVFEALVPAVMEQKVLGQEAWRGWRYLLRRFGRPAPGAPWLRVPPPPAVWARIPSWEWHKSGLEAVRARTIITAARVAQRLEDDPAAARLTSLPGIGVWTAAEVRQRAVGDPDAVSVGDYNLPGLVGWALAGRKVDDAGMLELLEPYAGHRYRVTRLLEGAGARPPRRGPRLPVRDYRSF; from the coding sequence GTGGGCCGGGAGTGGCGGGCGCCGTGGCCGCTGGACCTCGGGGCCACGCTGGCGCCGCACCGGCGGGGGGCGGGCGATCCCGCGTTCCAGGTCCGGGACGGCTTCGTCTGGCGGGCCTCGTTCACACCGGACGGCCCGGGGACGCTGCGGCTGCGCGTGGTCCGCGATCCGGCCGGGGACGTCGTGGACGCGGCGGCGTGGGGGCCGGGTGCGCGGTGGCTGCTCGACGGGGTGCCCGCGCTGCTCGGGGCGGACGACTCCACCGACGGGTTCGTGCCGGTGCACGACATCGTGCGGGAGCAGGTCCGGCGGCGTCCGGGGTTCCGGGTCGGGCGGACGGGACGGGTGTTCGAGGCGCTCGTCCCGGCGGTGATGGAGCAGAAGGTGCTGGGCCAGGAAGCGTGGCGCGGCTGGCGGTACCTGCTGCGCCGGTTCGGGCGCCCGGCGCCGGGGGCGCCGTGGCTGCGGGTGCCCCCGCCGCCCGCGGTGTGGGCGCGGATCCCGTCGTGGGAGTGGCACAAGTCGGGTCTGGAGGCCGTCCGGGCCCGGACGATCATCACGGCCGCGCGGGTCGCGCAGCGGCTGGAGGACGATCCCGCGGCGGCACGGCTCACGTCCCTGCCGGGGATCGGGGTGTGGACGGCCGCGGAGGTGCGGCAGCGGGCGGTGGGCGACCCCGACGCCGTCTCGGTCGGCGACTACAACCTGCCCGGGCTCGTGGGCTGGGCGCTGGCCGGCCGGAAGGTCGACGACGCCGGGATGCTCGAGCTGCTGGAACCGTACGCGGGCCACCGGTACCGGGTCACGCGGCTGCTGGAGGGGGCCGGTGCGCGCCCGCCGCGGCGGGGCCCGCGGCTGCCGGTGCGCGACTACCGCTCGTTCTGA